In the genome of Zobellia nedashkovskayae, the window TGTCCGTTTCTGTTAAGGGCCAGTTGTAGTTTTCCTATTTTTTCTTTGGACGCAATATCTCGGGGTAATAAACCTTCCTCTTTACAAATAACAGCTGCTTCTCCTACTGCTTGTGCTCCGTGCGCACAGGTAAGCATTACGCGAGAAGAGCCAAAAGCGACATGACTTGCGCTTATGATTCTGCCTGCAAGAAAAAGATTATCTATGTTTTTGGAATAATAACAACGGTATGGAATGGAATACACCCCTTTACCATGCCATTGTGTACATGAATTGTGTTTGCTGTAAATACCGTCTGCAGGATGTAAATCCATAGCCCAACCGCCAAAAGATACCGCATCATAATAATCGCGTTGCTCAACAATGTCTTTTTGGGTAAGCATGAAATCACCTTCAAAGCGGCGACTTTCCCGTTTGCCCGGAATAGTCCCAACCCATTCTAAGGTAAGGTTTGCGGCTTCGGGATATTTACCGCTATTCTTTACGTAATCCCAAATGCCATACACAACTTTCCAAAGTTCAAATTTTATGTCTTCTGATTGATGAATAGTATCTAGTCGTCCACCATGTTCTACCCACCACAACTTACAACCATGATCTCCTAGTTGAAAGTTTTTGATGCGGGGAAGTTCTTCTGCATTTTTTATGGCGAAAGAGGGAGGAGTATAGGTAATAGGTTTACCAATGTCTTTGGTGTAAAAGTAAAGTGAATGTCCTAAGAGGTTACCGTAATCTTCAAGATTGGGGGCAAAACCTTCATCAAACTCTTCTTTGGTTTCTGCACCCATCCGAAACGAAGCTCCGGCCATAAAGGCAATAATTCCATCACCCGAAGCATCACAGAAAAGGGGAGCACTAGCTATGTATGTTGTGGAGTTCTGACTACAAAAAGCAGTTGCTGTTTTAATTTTATTATCATCATTTTTTTCAACATCATAAACAGCTGTATTAAGGAGTAGGGTTATGTTTTTTTCTTCGTATACTTTTTCGAGCAGTACGGTGTCAAAAATTAACGGATTTCCTTCTTTGTTCCTTTTAAGGTTCTCTAAAAGAATTTCATTAATCAATCCGCCTTCACGACTCCAACGGTTGTTATTACCCATGTGTGAGGTAGCGCCCAAACTCCAAAGACGAACTTCAGAAGAAGCATTACCCCCAAGAACCGGGCGGTCTTGTAAGAGTATAACTTTTAAACCTGAGCGAGCAGCTGTAATTGCGGCACAAACTCCCGAAAGACCACCGCCAACAACGACAAGGTCACTTTGTAACGGTATGGTTTTCGTGATTCTTTTTTGGGAACTATAGGCTTCTAAAATCATATAATGCAATTTGTACTTTAGTAATTAGATTTGGTATTTTTTGGAGCGTAGTAAGTGATAACTATTTAATCTGAATCTTTTTTGGTGGTTCTAAATATGATATAGCTACCCAGAAGTAAAACCAGGATTCCCATACCACCAACCAAGAGTGCACCTGTTTTTGCAATAAAGGATAATATTAAAATCATTAGGCCGGTAAGTGCTACGCCTATACCTATAACCCGAGTACCTTTTTTATTTCCGGCAGCAGCTTCTTCTTCCGTCTCGGAAATTTTTTCAGCAACTTTAAGTTGATAGTTGTCGTATTCTACAGTGGCCTTTTGTTGGGAGCGCGCGTATACCTCAAATGCTGCTAATAGCACTAC includes:
- a CDS encoding FAD-dependent oxidoreductase, translating into MILEAYSSQKRITKTIPLQSDLVVVGGGLSGVCAAITAARSGLKVILLQDRPVLGGNASSEVRLWSLGATSHMGNNNRWSREGGLINEILLENLKRNKEGNPLIFDTVLLEKVYEEKNITLLLNTAVYDVEKNDDNKIKTATAFCSQNSTTYIASAPLFCDASGDGIIAFMAGASFRMGAETKEEFDEGFAPNLEDYGNLLGHSLYFYTKDIGKPITYTPPSFAIKNAEELPRIKNFQLGDHGCKLWWVEHGGRLDTIHQSEDIKFELWKVVYGIWDYVKNSGKYPEAANLTLEWVGTIPGKRESRRFEGDFMLTQKDIVEQRDYYDAVSFGGWAMDLHPADGIYSKHNSCTQWHGKGVYSIPYRCYYSKNIDNLFLAGRIISASHVAFGSSRVMLTCAHGAQAVGEAAVICKEEGLLPRDIASKEKIGKLQLALNRNGQSIPRLLLEDKDDLAIRANIEASSTLAFTGFAAADDWQVLKFGLAQMVPLKANETYSFEFEVDALEATNLELQLKSSSACSHFTPDVIIDKKEIDLQKGKQKITFTTTKTQTQDHYSFFCLMKNEKIKVRLSDERITGLMTVENKVNKAVSNFGRQDPPAEINVDSFEFWTPERRPKGKNIALKMTTPLLIFKVDNLKNGEVRPNSNGSTNAWVANIADKTPTLDLKWDDKVGIKTIKLFFDCDYDHALETTLMGHPEDIIPFVVADYKIKDGSGNTLKEVKGNYQAINTIELDQAISTDKLTFEFVKKEDNIPVSVFKISVYN